A window of Lytechinus variegatus isolate NC3 chromosome 15, Lvar_3.0, whole genome shotgun sequence contains these coding sequences:
- the LOC121429081 gene encoding uncharacterized protein LOC121429081 yields MATQYRETYPSDSNAENKISINLQGLRLEIYSTRQTKFSCSIDENEVEIVLKIKEEKEVLNVGVQPQDERNTGAGLDTAPETSGFDTQDDDIMSEIGPLRSDEGRQGSLGLPEE; encoded by the exons ATGGCAACTCAGTATCGTGAAACATACCCCAGTGACAGCAACGCTGAAAATAAG ATATCAATAAATCTCCAAGGTTTACGTCTTGAAATTTATTCAACTCGCCAGACCAAATTCTCCTGCTCCattgatgaaaatgaagtaGAAATCGTGTTGAAAATCAAG gaagaaaaggaggtCTTGAACGTGGGTGTACAGCCTCAGGACGAAAGAAACACCGGAGCGGGACTAGACACTGCTCCCGAAACTTCGGGGTTTGACACACAGGATGACGATATAATGTCTGAAATT GGACCTCTGCGATCCGATGAAGGGAGACAAGGTTCTCTTGGATTACCAGAGGAGTGA